TCGCCACGGTATCCGCAAGGATGGCGCTGCCCTGTATCCGGCAATGCCTTATCCGTCCTTCGCCCGTATGTCGGAAGACGATATCAAGGCGCTGTATGCCTATTTCATGCATGGCGTAGCTCCGGTGGATCAACCTGACAAACCGGTTGATATCTCCTGGCCTCTGTCCATGCGCTGGCCGCTCGCTTTCTGGGGAAAGATGTTTGCTCCGGTCCCGAAGGCGTTCACACCAGCTCCGGGTACAGATCCTGTCGTCGCTCGTGGTGAATACCTCGTCACAGGTCCGGGACATTGCGGCGCCTGCCATACGCCTCGCGGTTTCTCCATGCAGGAGAAGGCCTACGATGCGGCTGGTGGTCCAGACTTCCTTGGCGGCGGCGCGCCGATCGACAACTGGATTGCCCCCAGTCTGCGTAGCGATCCAGTTCTGGGTCTCGGCCGCTGGTCGGAAGATGATCTGGTTCAGTTCCTGCGTTCGGGTCGTATCGATCACTCCGCGGCATTCGGCGGCATGGCCGATGTGGTGGCATGGAGCACCCAGTACTGGTCCGAGGACGATCTTCGCGCCACGGCAAAGTATCTGAAGAGTCTGCCGGAAGTGCCGAAAGCCAAGGGTGATTACACGTATGATCCTTCCACGGCTCAGGCGTTGGATGCCGGCAAGACAGCAGGCATCACCGGCGCCGACACGTATGTGCAGCAGTGCGCTATCTGCCATCGTAACGACGGTGGTGCTGTAGACCGGATGTTCCCACCGCTTGCAGGAAATCCTGTAGTCGTTTCGGAAAATCCGACCTCTGTCGCTCATATCGTCGCTGCTGGTGGCGTTCTGCCTCCGACCAACTGGGCTCCTTCAGCTGTAGCCATGCCTGGCTACCAGAAGATCCTGGACGATCAGAAGGTTGCCGACGTGGTGAACTTCATCCGCACAGCATGGGGCAACAAGGCGCCTGCCAATGTCACGGCGTCCGATGTCTCCAAGCTACGTCAGGTCAGTCAGTCGGTTGTTGACCGTCGTTCCTGGACAGATGCACCGACCAGCACATCCAGCTGGGGTCTCTTTGGACCGCAGCCTTATGGCGCCGGCTGGACATTCTCTCCGGACACACATGCCGGTGTAGACAACCCGCAGTAAATAAGTCCGGGTTCACCCTCGGCTTATTCGGAAAGCCACGGAGAGCAATCTCCGTGGCTTTTTTGTTTTCATTTCCTGAGAAATTACTTGTCACCCATTGCCTGCACGCAAACTGCTTACGTCATCGGCTTTTGAAAAATGCCGTCTGATTTTTGGAAAACAGTTTTCGGGCTGAAGGGGGCTTCCCAGGGATTTACCTCCGTCTCCGCAAAAAGATCCAGTCGGCTCGATCCCGGCTTATTTCCGGGCGCAATGGACGTGAAGAAGATCACTCTCCACTCCTCTCCAACATAAACGAACATAAAAACCGAAGATCGCTCGTCTTCGCGACAGTCAACGGCAACGAAAACGGGTGGTCTTCTGCTTTCAGACTCTTCTTTTCTCTTTTGCGCTCAGTTCTCCAAATACTGATCGATGCCTTCTTTTGGTTAGAGAGCAGATATAAAAAATGGGGCACCTGAAGGCGCCCCATTCCATTACAATCACTGAAAATGAAAAGATCAGTGAGCGCGGATCAATGTTCCGGACCCGGCACGGGTAAAGAGTTCCAGCAGACAGGCGTGAGGCACGCGACCGTTAACGATCACCGCAGCCTTTGCTCCCGCCTGCACTGCCTGAAGGCATGTCTCGACTTTCGGGATCATACC
The Acetobacter aceti genome window above contains:
- a CDS encoding cytochrome c, producing the protein MIKGLKAALGAAVVGLLAGTALSASPALAQNADSDLVAKGEYIARLGDCVACHTALHGTAFAGGLQIKTPIGSIYSTNITPDTKTGIGNYTLEDFDNAVRHGIRKDGAALYPAMPYPSFARMSEDDIKALYAYFMHGVAPVDQPDKPVDISWPLSMRWPLAFWGKMFAPVPKAFTPAPGTDPVVARGEYLVTGPGHCGACHTPRGFSMQEKAYDAAGGPDFLGGGAPIDNWIAPSLRSDPVLGLGRWSEDDLVQFLRSGRIDHSAAFGGMADVVAWSTQYWSEDDLRATAKYLKSLPEVPKAKGDYTYDPSTAQALDAGKTAGITGADTYVQQCAICHRNDGGAVDRMFPPLAGNPVVVSENPTSVAHIVAAGGVLPPTNWAPSAVAMPGYQKILDDQKVADVVNFIRTAWGNKAPANVTASDVSKLRQVSQSVVDRRSWTDAPTSTSSWGLFGPQPYGAGWTFSPDTHAGVDNPQ